In a genomic window of Styela clava chromosome 7, kaStyClav1.hap1.2, whole genome shotgun sequence:
- the LOC120328290 gene encoding uncharacterized protein LOC120328290, giving the protein MRVYSSGASKLKNFLSILFGITFGAIFVLLLATSSVPTTTLQNINLMSRNVNNGPITPTPNALGYLVTVPRLEKITKKHQVLIRDGNIRVAKWPKSTQWPKPWIREPHENMDESPADSNPMKGSSFTCHIGKIASSLKPALPRHFTSRRFHVLPKRYTAMLPKSDPAPYCGTSGLHFPQKLLRQQKTTQEIWMLFVVKSAPSYEENRISVRNTWGSSSNSNKYGIFVLFVIGKTNDETVNINLRKENQKFGDILQCNFLDEYHALPIKVLSTFRWILEQELNVKFVTMTDDDCLVNLPRMQYFIDANVTTDPDYQKKVYCGLKLLHDGKPHREETKWALTIEQYSGDYFPTFCHGGLWTLSPRLMKGIYCLSEITDFSDFFLEDVLLTGILREKLNFKDTNIKQMVERRTPRNEVMLFHVGNDKKYKSSGSRMLSEWKIMKKRWESSVKKIYEQQTL; this is encoded by the exons ATGCGTGTTTATTCTTCGGGAGCATCCAAACTCAAAAACTTTTTATCCATTCTATTCGGAATTACTTTTGGAGCAATATTTGTGCTGCTTCTCGCAACGAGTTCAGTTCCGACAACAACGTTGCAGAACATTAATTTGATGTCAAGAAATGTAAACAATGGACCGATCACGCCGACACCTAACGCTTTAGGTTACCTTGTAACCGTTCCGAGGTTGGAGAAGATTACGAAGAAACATCAAGTTTTAATTAGGGACGGCAACATACGGGTAGCAAAATGGCCTAAAAGTACTCAGTGGCCTAAACCTTGGATTAGAGAACCGCATGAAAACATGGATGAAAGTCCTGCAGACTCCAATCCTATGAAAGGAAGTTCGTTTACCTGCCATATTGGAAAAATAGCAAGTTCTTTAAAGCCAGCTCTACCTCGGCATTTTACTTCACGAAGATTTCACGTCTTACCAAAAAGGTATACTGCAATGTTGCCAAAGTCGGACCCGGCACCTTATTGTGGAACCTCTGGACTTCATTTTCCGCAAAAATTACTTCGGCAACAAAAGACCACCCAAGAAATATGGATGTTATTTGTTGTGAAAAGTGCTCCATCTTACGAAGAAAACAGAATATCTGTTCGTAATACATGGGGATCTTCATCTAATTCTAATAAATATGGTATATTTGTGTTGTTCGTGATAGGAAAAACGAATGACGAAACAGTAAATATTAACTTGCGAAAAGAAAATCAGAAATTTGGCGACATTCTACAATGCAATTTTCTTGATGAATATCATGCTCTTCCTATCAAG GTGTTGTCGACTTTCCGATGGATTCTAGAACAAGAGTTGAACGTTAAATTTGTTACTATGACGGATGATGATTGCCTGGTCAATTTACCTCGAATGCAATATTTCATTGATGCTAACGTTACTACTGACCCGGATTATCAAAAGAAGGTATATTGTGGATTAAAACTCCTTCACGATGGAAAACCACACAGAGAAGAAACCAAATG GGCATTGACAATTGAGCAATATTCGGGAGATTATTTTCCAACATTTTGCCATGGTGGTTTATGGACTCTTTCTCCACGTTTGATGAAAGGGATTTACTGCTTATCAGAAATAACAGACTTTAGTGATTTCTTTCTGGAAGATGTCTTGTTGACAG GTATTCTGCGAGAAAAGTTAAACTTCAAAGACACTAATATTAAGCAAATGGTTGAAAGAAGAACACCTCGCAACGAGGTAATGTTGTTTCACGTCGGAAATGATAAAAAGTATAAATCCTCTGGATCAAGAATGTTATCAGAAtggaaaattatgaaaaaacgatgggagtcgtcggtgaaaaaaatatatgaacaacAGACACTGTGA
- the LOC144411635 gene encoding NXPE family member 4-like produces the protein MPVKQIFKYYLIFLIACMVVYSLNRYRVHPISVFNSRFRNDILSIDTYKTNMNGGVEATKPSTWIDLFPELTSLEFSISEERLVKFQRSTCANTTELLFQSDNYFLGDILKVTLVAKDYEGIQKPYGGDYFRAVLRPEGKAKDGISCAIDDQMNGVYLIQCLLLWPGKSNLHVHLMHPSESVLFLMRNTTDTTGGVRYKTNFVDSNGQNESSICAMEFGNEYSINQLCNYSNAKNGEPWYCVKPPSGECNEMVWQVNDKREVNIISDVENNSFYDPHRNWNIRIHNGNRQILVDDSKNLMKKDRKGRCDKEYESSLNPSAPTGFIEKTKWKSLTCYNSQYHTQSMIKCLTNTSVYFVGDSTIRLWYEFYRKKFRAEEILDKIKGSWSCSRIAINKLHNITLYYNSHGPPLRNPGPPITRPYITDTLDKIQSTGNKIVILFTIGFHFQVFSPRILIRRIRVIKTGFLHILKRIPGIRIFVKGFHTHTETKPVIPSDWLSYRFEVILRNEFSEMKNVTFLSMWDAAAVLKNQFIHPNGMEQLLYADIFQSALCKI, from the exons ATGCCCgtgaaacaaattttcaaatattatttgatatttcttATCGCGTGTATGGTAGTGTATTCACTAAATCGATATCGCGTTCATCCCATATCGGTATTCAATTCACGATTCAGAAATGATATCTTATCCATTGACACATACAAGACCAACATGAATGGTGGCGTGGAAGCAACCAAACCTTCAACTTGGATTGATTTATTCCCAGAGTTAACTTCTTTGGAGTTCTCTATAAGCGAAGAAAGACTTGTTAAGTTTCAGAGAAGCACTTGTGCAAATACAACTGAACTTTTATTTCAAAGCGACAACTATTTTCTAGGTGATATTTTAAAGGTCACACTAGTAGCAAAGGACTATGAAGGTATTCAAAAGCCGTATGGTGGCGATTACTTCAGAGCCGTTTTACGCCCCGAAGGCAAGGCCAAAGACGGAATATCATGCGCGATTGATGACCAAATGAACGGTGTATATTTAATTCAATGTCTCTTGTTGTGGCCGGGAAAGTCCAACCTTCATGTCCATTTGATGCATCCGAGCGAGAGCGTGCTTTTTCTGATGCGAAACACAACAGATACAACTGGTGGCGTGAGATACAAAACTAATTTCGTTGACTCCAACGGCCAAAATGAATCATCTATCTGTGCAATGGAATTTGGAAACGAATACAg cATCAATCAACTATGCAACTATTCCAATGCTAAAAATGGAGAACCTTGGTATTGCGTTAAACCGCCTTCGGGTGAATGTAATGAAATGGTTTGGCAAGTCAATGACAAGAGGGAAGTGAATATAATCTCAGATGTAGAGAATAACTCGTTCTATGATCCCCACCGAAATTGGAATATTCGTATTCATAATGGCAATAGGCAGATTTTAGTTGATGATAGCAAGAACTTGATGAAAAAAGACAGAAAAGGACGTTGTGATAAAGAGTATGAGAGCAGCCTGAATCCAAGTGCGCCAACTGGATTTATTGAGAAGACTAAATGGAAGTCACTGACTTGTTACAATTCCCAATACCACACACAATCCATGATAAAGTGTTTAACAAACACATCAGTGTATTTTGTTGGGGATTCAACAATAAGACTTTGGTATGAATTTTATCGAAAAAAGTTTAGGGCGGAAGAAATTCTTGACAAGATAAAAGGATCATGGTCTTGCTCCAGAATAGCAATTAACAAACTACATAACATAACATTATATTATAATTCGCACGGCCCACCTTTAAGAAATCCAGGCCCACCAATTACCCGACCGTATATCACTGATACACTTGACAAAATTCAAAGTACCGGCAATAAAATTGTAATACTTTTCACCATAGGATTTCACTTCCAAGTTTTCTCGCCCAGAATACTAATTCGTAGAATTAGAGTTATTAAGACGGGTTTCCTTCATATCCTGAAAAGAATTCCAGGCATTCGAATATTCGTCAAAGGGTTTCACACTCATACTGAAACCAAGCCTGTCATACCAAGTGACTGGTTAAGTTATCGTTTTGAAGTAATTTTACGAAATGAATTCAGCGAAATGAAGAACGTTACCTTTTTAAGCATGTGGGATGCTGCTGCAGTACTTAAGAATCAATTCATACACCCAAATGGCATGGAACAATTATTGTATGCTGATATATTTCAATCGGCCCTTTGCAAAATTTGA